A single genomic interval of Streptococcus suis harbors:
- a CDS encoding glycosyltransferase, translating into MTGEIWATVLESKTIDIAFSVNNRYAQYLGATILSILAHHPKEEVRVHILYKEIAQSILQDLDNLAQQTPNLELHFHLLEDQQFSAIPIRTEQFPIESFSRFLLPELLIDLERILYLDVDILVHGNLMELFQTDLEGYALGAIVEADIFKYYQWYLDSLGFGPNDAYFSSGVLLMDLDKMRQNGTTNQLITMAIDKARDYKFPDQDILNLYYKGNFKQLSPAYNYTDVRKQNKELATDEIVIEHFNGDIKAWHAITTIPDYLKDSALTYQDYQAAFIALQNRPLVSIIIPIGEESPYLQACLESISVQTYRELEILLVQNKAYSHSQVLMDAYQKDSRFHLLTLDTEVISLEQAGIKKAKGDYLTFVRQTDWLDLEYVECLLTSLTEKDCQIAQTSFAVFNEKQQNYLFYSEEFPIDTIMESKELLQRLHSLIWFEKEGHENLFGKLFQAQVFTPLFHRQTLSNRKLANLAYLIADTVLVSRHKLYVRRFKEKAENLEILNNRVDDLAYLFTLLANNQLLTVDFMDHYKEQVQLLAKESYCQNNHQLYQETLTRLNLL; encoded by the coding sequence TTGACAGGTGAGATCTGGGCTACTGTCCTAGAAAGTAAAACCATAGATATTGCTTTCTCTGTTAATAATCGCTATGCCCAGTATCTTGGCGCCACCATCCTATCCATCCTCGCCCATCATCCAAAGGAAGAGGTACGAGTCCATATTCTTTACAAGGAGATTGCTCAGAGCATTCTCCAAGATTTGGACAACCTAGCTCAACAAACTCCCAATTTAGAGTTGCACTTCCATTTGTTGGAAGACCAGCAGTTTTCAGCCATTCCCATCCGAACTGAACAATTCCCGATTGAATCGTTTTCACGATTCCTACTACCTGAACTCCTCATTGATCTGGAGCGAATCCTCTACCTAGACGTGGACATCTTAGTACATGGGAACTTGATGGAATTGTTCCAAACAGATTTGGAAGGATATGCGCTCGGTGCCATCGTCGAAGCAGATATTTTTAAATACTACCAATGGTATCTAGACAGCCTAGGCTTTGGTCCAAATGATGCCTACTTTAGCTCTGGGGTCCTCTTGATGGACCTTGACAAGATGCGTCAGAATGGCACTACCAATCAGCTAATCACCATGGCAATTGATAAGGCTCGAGACTATAAATTCCCTGACCAAGATATTTTAAACCTCTACTATAAGGGGAATTTCAAGCAGCTTTCGCCTGCCTATAACTACACGGATGTACGCAAACAAAATAAGGAGCTGGCAACTGATGAGATTGTCATCGAACACTTCAACGGTGACATCAAGGCCTGGCATGCCATCACAACTATACCAGACTATCTCAAGGATTCTGCCCTGACATACCAAGACTATCAGGCAGCATTCATAGCCCTGCAGAATAGACCTCTTGTCAGCATCATTATCCCTATCGGCGAAGAAAGCCCTTATCTCCAAGCCTGCCTAGAATCTATCAGCGTGCAGACCTATCGCGAGCTTGAAATCCTCTTGGTGCAGAACAAGGCCTACTCACATAGCCAAGTACTAATGGATGCTTACCAGAAAGATAGCCGTTTCCACTTGCTCACCTTAGATACCGAGGTTATTTCTCTCGAGCAGGCTGGCATCAAGAAGGCAAAAGGAGACTACCTAACCTTTGTCCGTCAGACTGACTGGTTGGACTTGGAGTACGTCGAGTGCTTATTGACCTCCTTGACTGAGAAAGATTGCCAGATCGCCCAGACTTCTTTCGCTGTCTTTAATGAGAAACAGCAAAACTATCTCTTCTATTCAGAAGAGTTTCCAATCGATACGATCATGGAGAGCAAGGAACTTCTTCAACGCTTGCATAGCTTGATTTGGTTTGAAAAAGAAGGACATGAGAATTTGTTTGGAAAGTTATTCCAAGCCCAAGTCTTCACACCGCTCTTTCACCGACAGACATTGAGCAACCGTAAGCTAGCCAATCTTGCCTATCTAATTGCTGACACCGTGCTGGTTAGCCGTCACAAACTCTATGTGCGTCGTTTTAAAGAAAAAGCTGAAAACTTAGAAATACTAAACAATAGAGTGGATGACCTAGCCTATCTCTTTACCTTGCTAGCCAATAACCAACTGTTGACCGTTGATTTTATGGATCACTATAAAGAACAAGTCCAACTACTAGCCAAGGAAAGCTATTGTCAAAATAATCATCAACTCTATCAAGAGACCCTGACAAGACTCAATCTACTCTAG
- a CDS encoding glycosyltransferase family 8 protein, protein MHIAFSATDSYADYLGTTIYSIIQHHPNDELHFYVLTKWMSDHSRFKLSRLTSQLVTISFIEIDSTSFDHLPLKEGISLEAYFRILLPSQLAELDRVLYLDCDILVNGTLKEVWERDLSHHYLAGVNELDMLHGNSEYREKIGFDAQDIYINSGVLLLNLDLMRRDHIEEYLFSRAEEIKDYIEYQDQDIINIGLKGQILNLEAKYNMTTYQRKVKHIPLEEAVIIHFNWHKPWRKDQNYLQYNRESFELYRRTFQAYLSSVEPAVTLLVNAWQVRPASLSQCLLSIFEQDYKNLQILLLLPEDQPELEEILIPYLTKEHPVMVIKKDFATKMEAYYAGLTHIKTSYFNMIEAEDWLDKTHISSLYHQLVEQDTFIASAPFTLLEEEEGIYKMFEPDLADGRRQTSYLLENLFGLKWYETFRHTHLDGKLYHSTIIQRAGQLASHHSEDLLACLFYLVGESVAFVNNRTYVKRNVSILQAPLETEEAISQRMEELNHFASYMALCNLSLIHYKEFYKQELYNLLVTAQKLEKEELASKLEAKLNELQFLEQLPHHKPFY, encoded by the coding sequence ATGCATATCGCATTTAGTGCTACAGATTCCTATGCTGACTATCTAGGAACGACCATCTATTCCATCATTCAACACCATCCAAATGACGAATTGCATTTCTATGTATTGACCAAATGGATGTCTGACCATAGTCGTTTTAAACTCAGTCGCCTGACTTCTCAGCTGGTGACCATTTCTTTTATTGAGATTGACAGCACGTCTTTTGACCACCTCCCTCTGAAAGAAGGGATTTCACTTGAAGCCTACTTTCGCATCTTGTTGCCTAGCCAATTAGCTGAACTGGACAGGGTCTTATATCTGGACTGCGATATCTTAGTTAATGGAACACTGAAAGAAGTCTGGGAAAGAGATCTCAGTCACCATTACCTCGCAGGTGTCAATGAATTGGACATGCTCCACGGTAATTCGGAATATCGAGAAAAAATCGGCTTTGATGCTCAAGATATCTACATTAATTCTGGTGTTCTCCTCCTAAACCTAGACCTAATGAGAAGAGATCATATTGAGGAATACCTCTTCTCCCGCGCAGAAGAAATAAAAGATTACATTGAATATCAAGACCAAGATATTATCAATATCGGTTTGAAGGGGCAAATCCTAAACCTTGAAGCCAAGTACAATATGACTACCTATCAGCGCAAGGTCAAGCATATTCCGCTGGAAGAAGCGGTCATTATCCACTTCAATTGGCACAAGCCTTGGAGAAAGGACCAAAATTATCTCCAATACAATCGCGAGAGTTTCGAACTCTATCGCAGAACCTTTCAAGCCTACCTCTCCTCTGTCGAGCCAGCGGTTACTCTCCTAGTCAATGCTTGGCAGGTCAGACCAGCCTCCCTCAGCCAATGCCTCCTAAGTATCTTTGAGCAGGATTACAAGAACCTACAGATTCTACTCCTGCTACCAGAAGACCAACCTGAACTGGAAGAAATCCTGATTCCTTACCTGACCAAAGAGCATCCAGTAATGGTGATCAAAAAAGACTTTGCCACAAAAATGGAAGCCTATTATGCAGGACTAACACACATCAAAACCAGCTATTTCAACATGATAGAGGCAGAGGACTGGCTGGACAAAACCCATATCTCATCCCTCTACCATCAGCTTGTGGAGCAAGATACCTTCATAGCCAGTGCGCCCTTTACCTTACTAGAAGAGGAGGAGGGGATCTACAAGATGTTTGAGCCTGACCTTGCTGACGGCCGCCGACAAACCAGCTATTTATTAGAAAACCTCTTCGGATTAAAATGGTATGAAACTTTCCGTCATACCCACCTAGATGGCAAACTCTACCATTCCACTATCATCCAGAGAGCAGGTCAACTAGCCAGCCATCACTCAGAAGATTTACTAGCCTGCCTCTTCTACTTGGTAGGTGAATCCGTGGCCTTTGTCAATAATAGAACTTATGTCAAACGAAATGTATCTATCCTACAAGCTCCCCTTGAAACAGAGGAAGCCATCTCCCAGCGAATGGAAGAATTGAACCACTTCGCCTCCTATATGGCGCTATGTAATCTGTCTCTCATCCATTACAAAGAATTTTACAAACAAGAACTCTACAACCTGCTTGTGACTGCCCAGAAACTAGAGAAAGAAGAACTCGCTAGCAAGCTAGAAGCGAAACTCAATGAATTGCAATTCTTAGAGCAACTTCCTCATCACAAGCCATTCTATTAA
- a CDS encoding glycosyltransferase family 2 protein has product MNTPLISIIVPVYNVENYLDECIRTVLAQTYSNWELLLINDGSTDSSGTICDDYAKGDERIYIKHIKKSKGVSEARNTGLSLAKGEYLTFLDSDDGICEDFLETCLTTAIQHDVDIVIGHFFIWDENQQTFYYFVEQSQKDTIELISAQEALNRQVVWKNLNTAPFVVAWGKVFKATLFNTIRFPKGKVFEDEYTIHKALLKSDSVALINKEFYMYRRHGNSIITSDFSLSKVLNNIEALEERIVDLVLAKKDTELVRQKLYNVLLHTKHELEVHQCSDSLEYLRVLNKLELFSE; this is encoded by the coding sequence TTGAATACCCCATTAATCAGTATTATTGTTCCAGTCTATAACGTCGAAAATTATCTGGATGAATGTATTCGAACCGTCCTCGCTCAAACCTACTCCAACTGGGAATTGTTGCTCATAAATGATGGTTCCACCGACTCTTCTGGGACTATATGCGATGATTATGCTAAAGGAGATGAGCGCATCTATATAAAGCATATAAAAAAAAGCAAAGGTGTGTCCGAAGCCCGCAATACTGGTCTGTCCCTTGCAAAAGGGGAGTATCTCACTTTCTTGGACTCTGACGACGGCATTTGTGAAGATTTTCTAGAAACCTGCCTGACAACTGCCATTCAGCATGATGTTGACATTGTCATCGGACACTTCTTTATCTGGGATGAAAATCAACAAACTTTTTATTACTTCGTCGAACAATCCCAAAAAGATACGATCGAGTTGATAAGTGCACAAGAAGCTCTAAACCGTCAGGTCGTATGGAAAAATTTAAATACTGCACCTTTCGTAGTCGCATGGGGAAAAGTCTTCAAAGCTACTTTATTTAATACCATTAGATTTCCAAAAGGAAAAGTATTTGAAGATGAATACACCATACATAAAGCACTTTTAAAGTCTGATTCTGTCGCACTTATTAACAAAGAATTTTACATGTATCGTCGACATGGCAACAGTATCATAACTTCCGATTTTAGTTTGTCAAAGGTCCTGAACAATATCGAAGCCTTGGAAGAACGCATCGTAGATTTGGTTTTAGCCAAGAAGGATACGGAGCTGGTTCGCCAAAAACTCTATAATGTCCTATTACATACCAAACATGAATTGGAAGTCCATCAGTGTAGCGATAGCTTAGAATACCTACGTGTTTTGAACAAATTGGAACTATTTAGTGAATAA